Sequence from the Candidatus Chromulinivoraceae bacterium genome:
TTCAGATTTTCTACAGGGGTCGCGAGATGGCCCACAAAGAAATCGGATACGAAATGATTGATAAGATTGTAGCGCTTCTCGAAGATGATGCAATTCTCGAGCAAAAGCCTCAGATGGCTGGTCGCAATCTGAGCATAGTAGTAAGGAGTAAATAATGCCAAAGATCAAGACCCACAAGGGTACTGCAAAGCGTATCAAGCTTACCAGTACCGGCAAACTGACCCGTCGTCGTGCATTTGGCGCTCACTTCTTGGCAAAGAAGAGCAAGAGCCGCAAGCGCGCGATTGGCACCACTGCCACCGTTACAGGTGCAATGGCAAAAAATGTTAAACGAGCACTAGGAGTATAATCAAATGCGAGTAAAACGAGGTGTTACCGCACGTGCGAAACACAAGAAGATCTTAGCTGCAGCCAAAGGCATGCAGCACAACCGCACACGTTCATACCGTCTTGCTAAGCAAGCCGTTATCCGTGCGCTTCAGTACGCTTACCGCGACCGTCGAAACCGCAAGCGTGATTTCCGTGGTCTCTGGATCACGCGTATCAACGCGGCGGCACGCGAACAAGGCACAACTTATGGCAAGCTTATTGCCGGCCTTAAGGCTGCAAATATAGAGCTTGACCGCAAAGTTCTTGCAGAGCTTGCTGTTAGCGAACCAAAGGCTTTTGCTGAAATCGTAAAGAGCGCTAAAGCGTAGTCTTTCTTAACTCCTTACACCAAAAATACCGCTCTAAGGCGGTATTTTTGGTTGACAGCCCGTCGGTAAGCCGGGTTCTGTCGTGGATGATCATCTATCTAGTCTAGTGGTTGCCCACTAGATCGAGCGGGTATCGACCTACGGACGGACCGTCCTTTAATGTAGATCTCCTTGCAGCTGACAGGGTTTACCTCCTCCGTACGTCACCGTACGTTGCTGTGGGCTCTTACCCCACTCCTTTCACCCTTACCTCAGGTTGCCCTGAGGCGGTTTCGTTTCTGTGGCACTTTCCCTAGGGTTTCCCCCGGTCGCCGTTAGCGACTGTCATGTCCTATGCTGCCCGGACTTTCCTCTTAAGTACCTATAAGGGTGATTAAGCGATCATCTAACGAACTGTCTGATGCTATTATACCTCATTTTGGGCATGTACGTTAAGAATCTTATTAACGATGCCGTCTGCCAGCTGGTTAAACTCACGACGCACATGAGTGAAAGTTACCTTATCAAATTTCCCCATAAGCTCTTTTATATGCTCGTGGATAGGCCAAAGCTCACGATTTTTAATCTGATACATACCGTTCATTTGGTTAACCACCAGTAAACTGTCCATTCGAACGTCTACTGTACGGGCCCCCATTGCCAATGCTTTTTCTAATGCCAAACTTACGCCGTGATATTCGGCAACGTTATTAGTTGTAATGCCAAGATACATTCCACCCTCGTGCAACACTTGCTCCGCTTCATCCATAATGACGAACCCTGAAGCTGAAGGTCCGGGATTACCTCGCGATCCCCCGTCTGTATAGACAATAACGCGTGAAAGGTCTGTTGTTTTTGACACATCACTGCCAATAAGCTCTGACTTTTTAGCTGTTTCAATTCTTTGTTGTGATATACCCAACAATAATTTAGCAGACTCAGTCAACTCGTTTTGCTGTATTTTTGACATCTTTTCCCAGAGGTAATGATCGTAATTTGAACTTAATGTTATTTTAACATCATCACTTTCAAGGCTAACCAAGTAGAGAATGAACACGTATTGCGTGTCTCGATCATCATGATCGATGTAGCTTACGACATCGTACAGTTGTGCCGTACGTATTGTGACGCCGGTCTCAGTTTTTAGATATCTCCCTAGGGCATCCTCTGGCTGCTCGCCATATTCCAACCTGCCGCCAGGTAATTCATACTTTTCTAGAATAGTCTCGCGCCCATTCGCGCGTCGCAATAAGAGCGTTTTGTCATTTTTATGGATAATAGCACGAACAGCGATACGTTGATTCATAGTCCTGGATTCTTTCTGTTTTGGCCGTTTTCTTTATTTTATCATAAATAAAAATAGCCCCTGCAGGCCATCGATAGAATTTTGGTCGGGGTGACAAGACTTGAACTTGCGACCTCACGGCCCCCAGCCGTGCGCGCTACCAGGCTGCGCCACACCCCGTCATCTAAATGCCCCAGGTCTACCATCGGCACTTTGATATTCCCCGCGTAATTGCAAGGTGGGTGCTCTCAGCCATTTCCACGGAAACAAACCATATTGAGCTCCCTATCAAATGATATTAGGAAAATCATATGTGCGTAGGCTTTCCTGGGACTCTTTTATTATACCACTTGAAATCTTAGGAGATGCCGAAGATGTGGCTAAATATTCCAACAAAAAAGTAGATTGCGCTGCTCATATAGCTCCCGATAAGTGAACCCGTAAAAAGAATAAGGAAGAATACGAGCAGAATACCGTATTGCTCAATCCATTCCATTCCTCTACGTACAAATTCGGGCGCAAGCGCATAAAGCACTCGTGACCCGTCGAGTGGTGGGATCGGTATCATATTGAAAACGAAGAATCCGAGATTTACTAAAACCCCTGTCTGCAGTACAAGTCCGATGAATGTACCTTGCGACACATGGAATACCACAAGGAGAGTAAAGAATAGAAAAGCCAACACAAAGTTAGTTAGCGGACCAGCAATGGCGACAAGTGCCGCACCCCATTCGTCATATTTGACCCTGTTAGGATTGAACGGAACAGGTTTAGCACCACCAAACACAGGGAGCCCAGATACTGCAAGTAGGATTGGTAAGATTAGCGTAAGAAATGGGTCTATATGCTTCAGAGGATTCAGTGTAAGCCTTCCCTGAAGCTTTGCCGTGTCATCACCCAAAAAGTATGCCATGTAGCCGTGCATAGCCTCATGAAGCGTCATAGAGATCAATATTACTCCAATAACGACAAAAACATATGTAATTGTTGCGCTGTCCATCACCGCTCTAGTATACAGGACTATTCGCGCAGCTAATAGTCAGCTTCGTCGTAATAAAATTCACGCTCAGCGAAGGCTTCACCATTATCCATAAGTTCCATAAACTCATCAACGCTCGTAAAGCGCTTCGGTACTTTATGAAATTCCTCTACTGTCATCCAACGGTTGATTCCGCCCTCAAACTCTTCTATTAGTTCACCATCAAACTCCGTCGCATATACACAGAGAAATATCTTATCTTCAAGCAGCTTTCCCGTTGTCTTACTAAAATCTCGCTTGTGATAAAGCAACTTATACTCAAACTTAGCCTCAAGACCCGTTTCCTCTTTAAGTTCGCGGTCAGCAGCCTCTATAACCGATTCGCCCCACCGAACCTTACCACCCATACGGCCCCAAAAATCGAAGTACGGATTCTTTTTGCGCTGTTGAAAGAGAAACTCTCGTTCCCCCTGCTCATTCTGACGCTCCAGAGTAATGGCTACTGAGATTTTTGGTTGTTTCTCAATCTCATTTTCATCCGTATCCATGCGATTGGCGTATTCTTTACCTTTGTGAGTCAACCGGTAATGCTTTTCGAGTTTTTCGACATAACCTTCATCAATAAGTTTTTTAATATGGAAATTAAAGTGATCACTCGTGAGTTCAGTTGCCTTTTGTAATTCCGAAAAGGCAGCCTGCGGCCTGAACAACAAGTGTCGCAGTATTGCAACCTGTGCCTCATGCGTGTTGGGTTCGTAACTCATATCCCTAGTATCTCCTATTTGGTTTTTCATCCCAAGCATAACCAAACCGTACGACCTTAACTAGTAAAGTAGACTTCACCTTGACGAAAAAAGGTAAAAGAGGTAAACTGGTACAGATTGTAAAAAGTAAGTGGAAGTAATAAATTATGGCAGCACGATGTGAACTCACCGGAAAAGGCAAGCAGTTTGGCCACAATGTCAGCTTCTCTTTGCGTCGCACTAACCGCGTCTTCAAGCCAAACCTACAAAAGAAAACTTTTGTAGTCGACGGCCAAAAAGTAACGATGATCCTCTCAACACAGGCTATCCGTACGCTTAAGAAAAAAGGCATTCTAGCAACTGCTGGCAAGAAAAAAGACCTAGCACTCGCCGCTTAGGCATTTGATACGTCTTTATTATGAAAATAACACCTGGCCTACCAGGTGTTATTTTCATACCGTTACCCGCCGTTTAGCTACGGGTAATTTCGATAGTAGTGAGTACAGGTGGAAGCGAGCCAGCTCCTTTTACCTTATACTTACCAACCGTCTCAACGGGAGCACCGAGTTCCTTAACAAACGTTTCAAGAGGTTCCTGTGGCATTTCATATGTCACCGCAGGATCGGCATAGTGAGTTGGAATAACGATCTTAGGATCTATCTTGTGAACAAGGCTCGTAGCGCTGGTCGCATCGAGCGTTAGGCCGCTACCACCAACTGGAATAATAAGTATGTCGACAACACCGATCTCCTCCAGTTGCTCATCTGTTAACGATGGTGCGATATTACCAAGAAGTGCAATGCGCACATCACCACTTTCGAGGCGATAAATTGTTGCCACCTTTTCGTCCTTTTCGGTATCGATATGACGAATAGCGCTCACACCGTGAATCGCAAAGTCACCTATCTCGTAATCACCAGGTCCGTCAATCGCAAGTTGCGAC
This genomic interval carries:
- the rpmI gene encoding 50S ribosomal protein L35 yields the protein MPKIKTHKGTAKRIKLTSTGKLTRRRAFGAHFLAKKSKSRKRAIGTTATVTGAMAKNVKRALGV
- the rplT gene encoding 50S ribosomal protein L20 yields the protein MRVKRGVTARAKHKKILAAAKGMQHNRTRSYRLAKQAVIRALQYAYRDRRNRKRDFRGLWITRINAAAREQGTTYGKLIAGLKAANIELDRKVLAELAVSEPKAFAEIVKSAKA
- a CDS encoding reverse transcriptase-like protein, coding for MNQRIAVRAIIHKNDKTLLLRRANGRETILEKYELPGGRLEYGEQPEDALGRYLKTETGVTIRTAQLYDVVSYIDHDDRDTQYVFILYLVSLESDDVKITLSSNYDHYLWEKMSKIQQNELTESAKLLLGISQQRIETAKKSELIGSDVSKTTDLSRVIVYTDGGSRGNPGPSASGFVIMDEAEQVLHEGGMYLGITTNNVAEYHGVSLALEKALAMGARTVDVRMDSLLVVNQMNGMYQIKNRELWPIHEHIKELMGKFDKVTFTHVRREFNQLADGIVNKILNVHAQNEV
- a CDS encoding site-2 protease family protein encodes the protein MDSATITYVFVVIGVILISMTLHEAMHGYMAYFLGDDTAKLQGRLTLNPLKHIDPFLTLILPILLAVSGLPVFGGAKPVPFNPNRVKYDEWGAALVAIAGPLTNFVLAFLFFTLLVVFHVSQGTFIGLVLQTGVLVNLGFFVFNMIPIPPLDGSRVLYALAPEFVRRGMEWIEQYGILLVFFLILFTGSLIGSYMSSAIYFFVGIFSHIFGIS
- a CDS encoding NUDIX domain-containing protein, with the translated sequence MSYEPNTHEAQVAILRHLLFRPQAAFSELQKATELTSDHFNFHIKKLIDEGYVEKLEKHYRLTHKGKEYANRMDTDENEIEKQPKISVAITLERQNEQGEREFLFQQRKKNPYFDFWGRMGGKVRWGESVIEAADRELKEETGLEAKFEYKLLYHKRDFSKTTGKLLEDKIFLCVYATEFDGELIEEFEGGINRWMTVEEFHKVPKRFTSVDEFMELMDNGEAFAEREFYYDEADY
- the rpmB gene encoding 50S ribosomal protein L28, with translation MAARCELTGKGKQFGHNVSFSLRRTNRVFKPNLQKKTFVVDGQKVTMILSTQAIRTLKKKGILATAGKKKDLALAA
- a CDS encoding MBL fold metallo-hydrolase; this translates as MFEIEYKGGNGIVIATKKTTVVIDPKLSEVGLKNLVVKDAVEIATEPRFALSSDSSQLAIDGPGDYEIGDFAIHGVSAIRHIDTEKDEKVATIYRLESGDVRIALLGNIAPSLTDEQLEEIGVVDILIIPVGGSGLTLDATSATSLVHKIDPKIVIPTHYADPAVTYEMPQEPLETFVKELGAPVETVGKYKVKGAGSLPPVLTTIEITRS